One part of the Mytilus trossulus isolate FHL-02 chromosome 11, PNRI_Mtr1.1.1.hap1, whole genome shotgun sequence genome encodes these proteins:
- the LOC134691054 gene encoding growth hormone secretagogue receptor type 1-like, which produces MNNSTMFMSYHLDQINDEMAMNVLPVILLICIYMFVGLFGNLLVAYYYGCFVNPSPSYYFIVAMAIYDIILCCVSMPLEIVDLRFSYNFPSVIACKILRFVNYFSSTASGIVLIAVAVDRYRKVCQPFKTQITMTTAKIIIGVLCFASLCIAWPALVIYDINVVNISSAPGLNGYDCTTIRNKEYKVYISIYNGVCFLIFIGCITTLIVLYILIGKKLFHLKKFRFSATARKSANANYTPPTSESEIDANFRRFKPVVYAKQPTSTFIPLLQIKETNSFSDFTAQQSNKKINAINSTNIKSKVHEISLSKEIVNSLYYKNEMSSQANQEPKGLYTSDLSDSDSDTRGTKLKKKRSILHRRKKIREQYIHLRKYTLLICQLVWHSY; this is translated from the coding sequence ATGAATAACAGCACGATGTTTATGTCTTAtcatcttgaccagataaacgaTGAGATGGCTATGAATGTTCTTCCggtcattttattaatttgcaTTTATATGTTCGTTGGACTATTTGGAAATCTTCTTGTAGCGTACTATTATGGATGCTTCGTTAATCCTTCACCgtcatattattttattgttgccATGGCGatttatgatattattttatgCTGTGTATCAATGCCGTTAGAAATTGTGGATCTAAGATTTAGTTATAACTTTCCAAGTGTAATAGCATGCAAAATTCTCCGGTTTGTGAACTACTTTTCTAGTACTGCGTCTGGAATAGTCTTAATTGCAGTAGCGGTCGACAGATATCGGAAAGTATGTCAGCCATTTAAAACTCAAATTACCATGACAACGGCGAAGATTATCATTGGAGTTTTATGTTTTGCTTCTTTATGTATTGCATGGCCAGCACTCGTTATTTACGACATCAATGTCGTAAATATATCGTCTGCACCAGGTTTGAATGGATACGATTGCACGACAATTCGAAATAAAGAATACAAAgtctatatatctatatataacgGTGTTTGTTTCcttattttcattggttgtaTAACAACTTTAATCGTTTTGTATATTCTTATTGGaaagaaattatttcatctCAAAAAGTTCCGATTTTCGGCAACTGCTCGAAAATCGGCTAACGCCAACTACACACCGCCTACAAGTGAAAGTGAAATTGATGCAAACTTCAGAAGGTTTAAGCCAGTAGTTTATGCAAAACAACCAACGAGTACATTCATACCCCTTTTgcaaattaaagaaacaaatagTTTCAGCGATTTCACTGCACAGcaatcaaacaagaaaataaatgcTATAAATTCTACAAATATTAAAAGCAAAGTCCATGAAATATCACTAAGCAAGGAAATTGTTAATTCTTTGTATTATAAAAACGAAATGTCATCACAAGCTAATCAAGAACCAAAAGGTTTATATACATCTGATTTATCAGATTCCGACTCTGACACGAGAGGTAcgaaattgaagaagaaaagaAGCATATTGCATCGACGGAAGAAGATTCGTGAACAGTACATACATTTGAGGAAATACACGTTGTTAATTTGTCAGTTAGTATGGCATTCATACTGA